A window of the Thalassospira sp. TSL5-1 genome harbors these coding sequences:
- a CDS encoding dihydrofolate reductase family protein encodes MGKKLFRVYVAVSLDSYVARSNGAVDWLDDYDPAEFDFEAFLDRVGTLIIGRRTFDQVMSYGEWPYGDRRTIVLTSHPLGEDAPENTVAFGGSLIELTDALRNERLDNGDVWIVGGASVINQFMYANMVDKLDMFVIPVVLGDGIALFDKDNGHLRPKPISTHIYESDVVKMEYRLK; translated from the coding sequence ATGGGCAAGAAACTGTTCCGCGTTTATGTTGCGGTCAGTCTGGACAGCTATGTCGCACGGTCAAATGGTGCGGTGGACTGGCTGGATGATTATGACCCGGCAGAATTTGACTTTGAAGCCTTCCTGGACCGGGTGGGCACGCTGATCATTGGTCGGCGCACCTTTGATCAGGTGATGTCTTATGGCGAATGGCCCTATGGGGATCGCCGCACGATTGTGCTGACCTCACACCCCCTGGGCGAGGATGCACCTGAAAATACCGTTGCCTTTGGCGGTAGCCTGATCGAGTTGACCGATGCCTTGCGCAATGAGCGTTTGGACAATGGCGATGTCTGGATTGTGGGTGGGGCCAGCGTGATCAATCAATTCATGTATGCAAATATGGTTGATAAGCTCGATATGTTTGTCATTCCGGTTGTTTTGGGCGACGGAATTGCCCTGTTTGACAAGGATAACGGCCATCTGCGCCCCAAACCGATTTCAACCCACATCTATGAATCTGATGTGGTGAAAATGGAATATCGGTTGAAATAA
- the rlmH gene encoding 23S rRNA (pseudouridine(1915)-N(3))-methyltransferase RlmH has translation MQITLAAVGRIKAGPEKDLFDHYIARLRWPFALREVEEKKKLPPAQLKAREAELLLGVIPENAFLIALDERGREYGSIDFAKKLEGWIDQYGGNIAFAIGGADGHGDALKARANALWSLGKATWPHMLVRALIAEQLFRAHAIQTNHPYHRE, from the coding sequence ATGCAAATCACCCTTGCCGCTGTAGGCCGTATCAAGGCAGGCCCGGAAAAGGACCTGTTTGATCATTACATCGCCCGCCTGCGCTGGCCCTTTGCCCTGCGTGAAGTCGAAGAAAAGAAAAAACTGCCGCCAGCCCAGCTAAAAGCCCGCGAGGCAGAATTGCTTCTAGGGGTGATCCCGGAAAATGCCTTTCTGATCGCCCTGGATGAACGGGGCCGCGAATATGGCTCCATCGATTTTGCCAAAAAACTCGAAGGCTGGATCGACCAGTATGGCGGCAACATTGCCTTTGCCATTGGCGGTGCCGACGGTCACGGCGATGCCCTCAAGGCCCGGGCAAACGCCCTGTGGTCGCTCGGCAAAGCCACCTGGCCCCATATGCTGGTGCGCGCCCTGATTGCTGAACAGCTTTTTCGCGCCCACGCCATTCAAACCAACCATCCCTATCATCGGGAATAA
- the rsfS gene encoding ribosome silencing factor has protein sequence MKKSLTPSELLALIQETLNDDKAEDLVTIDLTDKTAMADYMIIASGSSSRRVASMGEHIVEALKNAGQGRAAAEGTEQGDWVLVDAGDVIIHLFRPEVRAFYNIEQMWGVENPALKQQAARLY, from the coding sequence GTGAAAAAAAGCCTGACACCAAGCGAACTGCTTGCGCTCATTCAGGAAACCTTGAACGATGACAAGGCCGAAGATCTTGTAACCATTGATCTGACCGACAAAACGGCAATGGCCGATTATATGATTATCGCATCAGGCTCCAGCTCGCGCCGGGTTGCCTCGATGGGGGAACATATTGTCGAAGCCCTGAAAAATGCCGGGCAGGGCCGCGCAGCGGCCGAAGGCACCGAACAGGGTGACTGGGTTCTGGTTGATGCCGGTGATGTCATCATTCATCTGTTCCGCCCGGAAGTCCGCGCTTTTTACAACATCGAACAGATGTGGGGCGTTGAAAACCCGGCTCTGAAACAGCAGGCTGCCCGTCTTTACTGA
- a CDS encoding nicotinate-nucleotide adenylyltransferase: MTLRIPRRHNAPPRVGLLGGSFNPAHEGHLHISLEALKRLELDEVWWLVSPQNPLKSREGMAGQDARFDSAELIAQHPRIVVSAIETQLGTSYTADTLAALQRRFTQTRFVWLMGADNLAQFHRWKFWQKLIHCAPIAVLDREGYSNKALRGTAAKRMERWRIAAEKAGLLADMDTPAWVYLPIRRHPASSTAIRAEGRWQV; encoded by the coding sequence ATGACGCTTCGCATTCCGCGCCGCCACAATGCCCCACCCCGAGTCGGATTACTGGGCGGGTCTTTCAACCCCGCCCACGAGGGGCATTTGCATATCTCACTTGAGGCATTGAAGCGTCTGGAGCTGGATGAAGTGTGGTGGCTGGTATCGCCGCAGAACCCGCTCAAGTCCCGCGAGGGTATGGCAGGGCAGGATGCACGCTTTGATTCCGCCGAATTGATTGCACAACATCCCCGCATTGTCGTTTCTGCAATTGAAACACAGCTGGGGACAAGCTATACGGCCGACACACTTGCAGCCTTGCAGCGGCGTTTTACCCAAACGCGATTTGTCTGGCTGATGGGGGCGGACAACCTGGCTCAGTTTCATCGCTGGAAATTCTGGCAAAAGCTGATTCATTGCGCGCCCATTGCGGTTCTTGATCGCGAGGGTTATTCTAATAAGGCATTGCGTGGCACGGCGGCAAAGCGTATGGAACGCTGGCGCATTGCCGCAGAAAAGGCAGGTCTGCTGGCCGATATGGATACACCAGCTTGGGTTTACCTGCCGATACGGCGCCATCCGGCTTCTTCAACGGCAATTCGTGCCGAAGGCCGGTGGCAGGTTTGA
- a CDS encoding glutamate-5-semialdehyde dehydrogenase, translated as MTALASTENQDIQQLMLRIGIAARDAALILAQVPSQPKIDALNYAASLIRENADTILAANALDMEGGRQKGLTAALLDRLELTPARIEAMAKGVEDVAKQNDPVGREMARWTPDHNGLDIARVCVPLGVIGIIYESRPNVTADAAAMCLKSGNAAILRGGSESFNSSRAIFACMQQGVIKAGLPEACIQMIPVTDRAAVGEMLKLSDYIDVIVPRGGKSLIQRITDESRIPLFKHLEGLCHTYIHASADPAKASNIVLNAKMRRVGVCGSTETILIDRDAVETLLPAVISGLKDAGCEMRGDETVCRLDDSIKPASEEDWSTEYLDAIVSIKTVDGVKDAIHHINHYGSHHTDAILAEDASAAQAFLNGVDSGIVIVNASTQFADGGEFGMGAEIGISTGKLHARGPVGVEQLTSYKYVVRGTGQTRP; from the coding sequence ATGACGGCACTTGCCAGCACCGAAAACCAGGACATTCAACAATTGATGCTTCGCATCGGTATCGCCGCACGCGATGCAGCCCTGATTTTGGCCCAGGTCCCGTCACAGCCAAAAATTGATGCCCTGAACTATGCTGCCAGCCTGATCCGCGAGAACGCCGACACTATCCTGGCCGCCAATGCCCTTGATATGGAAGGTGGCCGTCAAAAAGGCCTGACCGCCGCCCTGCTGGACCGGCTGGAACTAACCCCGGCCCGGATTGAAGCAATGGCAAAGGGCGTTGAAGACGTTGCCAAACAAAACGACCCTGTTGGCCGCGAAATGGCCCGCTGGACGCCGGACCATAACGGGCTGGATATTGCGCGTGTATGTGTGCCCCTGGGTGTGATCGGTATCATTTATGAAAGCCGCCCCAATGTCACCGCCGACGCCGCCGCGATGTGCCTGAAATCCGGCAATGCCGCGATTTTACGCGGTGGGTCTGAAAGTTTTAATTCATCGCGCGCAATTTTTGCCTGCATGCAGCAGGGCGTGATCAAAGCCGGCCTGCCCGAAGCCTGCATTCAGATGATCCCGGTCACAGACCGGGCCGCTGTGGGCGAAATGCTGAAACTATCCGATTATATCGATGTTATTGTGCCGCGTGGGGGCAAGTCCCTTATTCAGCGCATCACCGATGAAAGCCGCATTCCGCTGTTCAAACATCTCGAAGGGCTGTGCCACACCTATATCCATGCCAGTGCCGACCCGGCAAAAGCCAGCAACATTGTGCTGAATGCCAAAATGCGCCGCGTGGGGGTTTGTGGGTCAACCGAAACCATTCTGATTGATCGCGACGCTGTTGAAACCCTGCTGCCTGCTGTCATTTCCGGCTTAAAAGATGCGGGTTGTGAAATGCGCGGTGATGAAACCGTTTGCCGCCTGGATGACAGCATCAAACCGGCAAGTGAGGAAGACTGGTCAACCGAATATCTGGATGCAATTGTGTCGATCAAAACGGTTGATGGGGTGAAGGATGCCATCCATCACATCAATCATTACGGCTCCCACCATACCGATGCCATCCTGGCCGAAGATGCCAGCGCCGCCCAGGCCTTCCTGAATGGTGTGGATAGCGGGATTGTCATCGTTAATGCCTCTACCCAGTTTGCCGATGGTGGCGAATTTGGCATGGGGGCGGAAATTGGCATTTCAACCGGCAAGCTGCATGCGCGCGGCCCGGTCGGGGTTGAACAGCTGACCAGCTATAAATATGTGGTGCGCGGCACCGGGCAAACCCGCCCGTGA
- a CDS encoding energy-coupling factor ABC transporter permease translates to MHIEPGVVDGAKIALSYATATGAVGVAGKMAVDTIKRDGLGSLLVRSVITTLLVFVFFEVLPHHPVGVSEVHLILGSTLFLIFGAAPAAIGLALGLLLQGVFFSPFDLPQYGINLTTLLVPLFAMGALAHKIIPAKTAYKDVSYVQALALSTSYQGGIVCWVAFWAFYGQGFGAANIAHVASFGAAYMTVVLVEPLIDLAVLAVAKSLYRFRDSGVFDRRLYGSAQ, encoded by the coding sequence ATGCATATTGAACCTGGCGTTGTTGACGGCGCCAAAATCGCCCTGAGTTATGCTACTGCAACCGGCGCGGTGGGTGTTGCCGGTAAAATGGCCGTCGATACGATCAAGCGCGATGGTCTGGGCTCGCTTCTGGTGCGCAGTGTCATTACCACATTGCTGGTTTTTGTCTTTTTTGAAGTGTTGCCGCATCACCCGGTTGGGGTGTCGGAAGTGCACCTTATATTGGGCTCCACCCTGTTTCTGATTTTCGGGGCGGCCCCGGCGGCCATTGGTCTGGCACTGGGGCTTTTGCTGCAGGGCGTGTTTTTTTCCCCGTTCGATTTGCCGCAATACGGCATCAACCTGACGACACTTTTGGTGCCGTTATTTGCGATGGGTGCACTTGCCCATAAAATCATCCCGGCCAAAACCGCCTATAAGGATGTGTCCTATGTGCAGGCGCTGGCACTGTCGACCTCCTATCAGGGTGGCATTGTGTGTTGGGTGGCGTTTTGGGCGTTTTATGGTCAGGGTTTTGGGGCGGCCAATATCGCCCATGTTGCCAGCTTTGGTGCGGCTTATATGACGGTTGTGCTGGTGGAGCCGCTGATCGACCTTGCTGTGCTGGCGGTTGCCAAGTCGCTTTATCGTTTCCGCGATAGCGGTGTGTTTGATCGCCGCCTTTATGGTTCGGCGCAATAA
- a CDS encoding ABC transporter ATP-binding protein/permease — protein MKKSDAKESSARADLGVIKTFLPYLWPKGENELKIRVVVALLFLVGAKVANVYVPVLYKYAVDALGGGKGAAAGSAAALVTVPVSLIIGYGLVRVLSSAFGEIRDAVFAKVAQRAIRNSALSVFDHLHALSLRFHLDRQMGGLSRAIERGVKGIEFLLSFMLFNILPTLLEIVMVSIILWALYDVWFALITFVTIVIYIAFTLIVTEWRMKYRREMNQRDDEANTKAIDSLINYETVKYFSNEAHESSRYDHALRGYEVAAVKSQESLSKLNIGQGAIIAVGLVLNMLLAANGVKNGNMTVGDFVLVNTYLLQLYMPLNFLGFVYRQIKQSLTDMERMFSLLDVDREVEDRASAKQLVCSEATVRFEDVHFAYNPDREILKGVSFEVPAGKTVAVVGPSGAGKSTLTRLMFRFYDVSSGRITIDGQDIRDVSQGSLRRSIGIVPQDTVLFNDTIAYNIAYGRPGAAQDEIDRAATLASIRDFINDLPEGFKTKVGERGLKLSGGEKQRVSIARMLLKRPQIMIFDEATSALDTRTEKDIQQALRDVSRGHTTLIIAHRLSTVIDADEIIVLRDGQVAERGRHQDLLSQGGLYGEMWAQQQEIRQAEEILAHAGAHETP, from the coding sequence GTGAAAAAATCGGATGCCAAAGAATCATCCGCCCGTGCTGATCTGGGTGTGATTAAAACCTTTTTGCCCTATTTGTGGCCCAAGGGCGAAAACGAATTAAAGATACGTGTCGTTGTTGCACTGTTGTTCCTGGTCGGCGCAAAGGTTGCCAACGTTTATGTGCCGGTATTGTATAAATATGCTGTTGATGCCCTGGGCGGAGGTAAAGGAGCCGCAGCAGGCAGTGCGGCCGCATTGGTGACGGTGCCGGTTAGTCTGATTATCGGCTATGGCCTGGTGCGGGTGTTATCCTCTGCTTTTGGCGAAATTCGCGATGCGGTGTTTGCCAAGGTCGCCCAGCGGGCCATTCGCAATTCCGCCCTAAGCGTATTTGACCATCTTCATGCGCTGTCCCTGCGGTTCCATTTGGACCGGCAGATGGGGGGGCTTTCGCGCGCTATTGAGCGCGGGGTGAAGGGCATTGAATTTCTTCTGTCCTTCATGCTGTTTAACATTTTGCCCACCCTGCTTGAGATCGTGATGGTTTCGATCATCCTGTGGGCGCTTTATGATGTCTGGTTCGCGCTGATCACGTTTGTCACCATCGTGATTTACATTGCCTTCACACTGATCGTGACCGAATGGCGCATGAAATACCGTCGCGAGATGAACCAGCGCGATGATGAAGCCAATACCAAGGCCATTGACAGCCTGATAAATTATGAAACCGTCAAATATTTCAGCAACGAAGCCCATGAATCATCACGCTATGACCACGCCTTGCGCGGTTATGAGGTGGCGGCGGTCAAATCGCAGGAATCCCTTTCCAAGCTGAATATTGGCCAGGGGGCGATTATTGCCGTCGGACTGGTTTTGAACATGCTGCTGGCCGCAAACGGGGTTAAAAATGGCAATATGACAGTGGGTGACTTCGTGCTGGTCAATACCTACCTGTTGCAGCTGTATATGCCGCTGAACTTTTTGGGCTTTGTGTACCGGCAGATCAAACAGTCGCTGACCGATATGGAGCGGATGTTTTCGCTGCTTGATGTGGACCGGGAAGTCGAGGATCGGGCATCGGCAAAACAACTGGTTTGCAGCGAGGCAACGGTGCGTTTTGAAGACGTGCATTTTGCCTATAATCCTGACCGCGAAATTTTAAAGGGTGTCAGTTTTGAAGTGCCGGCGGGTAAAACCGTGGCCGTGGTAGGCCCCAGCGGGGCGGGCAAATCAACCCTGACCCGGTTGATGTTTCGGTTTTACGATGTATCAAGCGGCCGCATCACCATTGACGGGCAGGATATTCGCGATGTGAGCCAGGGCTCGCTGCGGCGGTCCATCGGCATTGTGCCGCAGGATACGGTGCTGTTTAACGATACCATCGCCTATAATATTGCCTATGGGCGCCCCGGTGCCGCACAGGATGAAATTGACAGGGCGGCAACCCTTGCCAGTATTCGCGATTTCATCAATGACCTGCCCGAAGGTTTTAAAACCAAGGTGGGGGAACGCGGCCTGAAACTTTCGGGCGGTGAAAAACAGCGAGTATCCATTGCGCGCATGTTGTTAAAACGCCCGCAAATCATGATTTTTGACGAGGCGACATCTGCCCTCGATACACGGACGGAAAAAGACATTCAGCAGGCTTTGCGTGATGTTTCACGCGGGCATACGACGCTGATTATTGCCCATAGGCTTTCGACCGTGATTGATGCCGATGAAATTATTGTGCTGCGGGATGGACAGGTGGCCGAACGCGGCCGCCATCAGGATTTGCTGTCGCAAGGCGGGCTGTATGGTGAAATGTGGGCGCAACAGCAGGAAATTCGCCAGGCAGAGGAAATTCTGGCCCATGCCGGCGCGCATGAAACCCCGTAA